In Chelonia mydas isolate rCheMyd1 chromosome 10, rCheMyd1.pri.v2, whole genome shotgun sequence, a single window of DNA contains:
- the B2M gene encoding beta-2-microglobulin, translating to MARGLSVLVLVLLGLAGLEAIETAPKVHVYSRHPAENGKQNVLMCFVEGFQPPNIQVTLLKNGEKMDNVEMSDLSFREDWSFQRLVHVPFTPNGKDAYVCRVEHIALDSPKNIKWDPDN from the exons ATGGCTCGGGGTCTCAGCGTGTTGGTGCTTGTGCTGCTCGGACTCGCCGGCCTGGAGGCGATCGAAA CTGCCCCCAAAGTACATGTGTACTCCCGCCACCCAGCGGAGAATGGCAAGCAGAACGTCCTGATGTGCTTTGTGGAGGGGTTCCAGCCTCCAAACATTCAGGTCACCTTGCTGAAGAATGGTGAGAAGATGGATAACGTGGAAATGTCCGACCTTTCCTTCCGCGAAGACTGGAGTTTCCAGCGCCTGGTGCATGTCCCATTCACTCCTAATGGGAAAGATGCATATGTATGCAGAGTGGAGCATATCGCCCTTGACAGTCCCAAGAACATCAAATGGG ACCCAGATAATTAA